In Coriobacteriaceae bacterium, a single window of DNA contains:
- a CDS encoding DeoR/GlpR family DNA-binding transcription regulator → MAQATNRAFADERRTAIMEMLDHNASVQVAEIAQTFGVSSVTARADLDALAEAGKLRRTHGGAVSLHKRLTVSTQDRRINVNVAAKQAIAQSAIELVNDGDTLLVDSGTTALEFVQLLDQRDGITVITADITIADYIDESMPSVDVVMLGGALRKGHRYLYGPLTMQALQMVHADLAVMCPGAFVPSCGFTTDFPQMAETKTAMITAAHQSVALMDASKVNGRGMYRFAELADVDSIVMDRDPDHAVATSIAEATDSSRPALVIAGA, encoded by the coding sequence ATGGCCCAAGCCACCAACCGTGCCTTTGCCGACGAACGCCGTACCGCCATTATGGAAATGCTCGATCATAATGCCTCGGTGCAGGTAGCAGAAATCGCCCAGACCTTTGGCGTGTCCTCCGTCACCGCCCGCGCCGACCTGGACGCGCTCGCCGAAGCAGGCAAGCTGCGCCGCACGCACGGCGGTGCCGTATCACTCCACAAACGTCTGACCGTCTCCACGCAGGATCGCCGCATCAATGTCAACGTCGCCGCCAAGCAGGCCATCGCGCAAAGCGCCATCGAGCTCGTCAATGACGGCGACACGCTGCTCGTCGACTCGGGCACCACGGCGCTCGAGTTCGTCCAGCTCCTCGATCAGCGCGACGGTATCACCGTCATCACGGCCGACATTACCATTGCCGATTACATCGACGAGAGCATGCCCTCAGTCGATGTCGTCATGCTGGGCGGGGCGCTGCGCAAAGGCCATCGTTATTTGTACGGACCGCTCACTATGCAGGCGCTCCAAATGGTCCATGCCGATCTGGCCGTCATGTGCCCCGGCGCCTTTGTCCCCAGCTGCGGCTTTACGACCGACTTTCCCCAGATGGCCGAGACCAAAACGGCTATGATCACCGCGGCCCATCAAAGCGTCGCCCTCATGGACGCCAGCAAGGTTAACGGACGCGGCATGTACCGCTTTGCCGAGCTTGCCGATGTCGACTCCATCGTGATGGACCGTGACCCCGACCATGCCGTCGCCACCTCGATCGCCGAGGCCACTGACAGCTCACGTCCAGCCCTCGTCATCGCCGGCGCTTAA